Proteins from one Dermacentor variabilis isolate Ectoservices chromosome 1, ASM5094787v1, whole genome shotgun sequence genomic window:
- the LOC142567326 gene encoding deoxynucleotidyltransferase terminal-interacting protein 1, whose product MMPGVSSVAASSNLPGIPWPRNSSELFLSSTMASIIPEIRIYSPSDKGDDTSDSDRSRITGDASDRKSAMLFRGSREVFSGDSSNMVPWLNTFNMRPYNLSCLPSTMTYRPSCRSQSVAISRAKLGCITSSAKSLDVLRQNLQRSINREIDEILQRYLEKFFKPGLENVRINNGEHSISEQHIQAVCRQILEEAKKMYHGSYTRGNSPTSDYNIDSGRNSPSDLKLGRFLGKHAVTGRKRRDNSDSDSEASMQLVKKKKGRPPLHQSGVLSGRSTPCKLKADAVKREGPKWDPARLQPSSQFIMGAKANKALGLGATRGRLYIKHPEVFKYSGDQEDKQWLYEHNQMPATGGKAYMLLVEDIRELAETDEYRGSPGLMLDEIVGFSVPESMLAKMQAAMLAMRTDLPAGTRRRGARPSGDPRHDDGSASPAEEPLGASPFGQGFEDVSPAASDVSVTLEPPLTAPFELVLSP is encoded by the coding sequence ATGATGCCAGGCGTTTCGAGCGTAGCAGCTTCAAGCAATCTGCCTGGTATTCCGTGGCCCCGTAATAGTTCTGAATTATTCCTATCGTCTACAATGGCTTCTATAATACCAGAAATACGTATCTATTCTCCCTCTGACAAAGGCGATGACACTTCTGATTCTGACCGTAGCAGAATAACGGGGGATGCAAGTGATCGTAAGAGTGCTATGCTGTTCCGTGGTTCTCGCGAAGTGTTTTCAGGAGACAGTTCAAACATGGTGCCCTGGCTAAATACATTTAACATGCGCCCGTATAATCTGTCATGCTTGCCGTCTACCATGACCTATCGTCCGTCCTGTCGGTCGCAGTCTGTGGCCATCAGTCGTGCAAAGCTTGGATGTATCACAAGTTCTGCAAAATCGCTTGACGTATTACGGCAGAATTTGCAGAGGAGCATTAACCGCGAAATAGACGAAATATTACAGCGGTATTTGGAAAAGTTCTTCAAGCCTGGTCTGGAGAACGTGCGCATCAACAACGGCGAGCACTCCATATCGGAGCAGCACATACAAGCCGTGTGCCGACAGATCTTAGAAGAAGCCAAGAAAATGTACCACGGCAGTTAcacaagaggcaacagcccaacTTCAGACTACAACATTGACTCAGGCCGCAACAGTCCATCAGACCTGAAATTAGGTCGGTTTTTGGGCAAGCATGCGGTGACGGGTCGCAAGCGACGCGACAACTCGGACTCCGACTCCGAAGCGAGCATGCAActggtgaaaaagaagaaagggcgGCCACCGCTGCACCAGAGCGGAGTACTGTCGGGTCGGTCGACGCCGTGCAAGCTGAAGGCTGATGCGGTGAAAAGGGAAGGGCCCAAGTGGGATCCGGCGCGACTTCAGCCGAGCTCACAGTTTATCATGGGTGCCAAGGCGAACAAGGCACTGGGTTTGGGTGCCACGCGCGGTCGTCTCTACATAAAGCACCCGGAGGTGTTCAAGTATTCCGGCGACCAGGAGGACAAGCAGTGGCTGTACGAGCACAACCAGATGCCGGCCACGGGCGGCAAGGCCTACATGCTGCTCGTCGAGGACATCCGCGAGTTGGCCGAGACTGACGAATACCGCGGTAGCCCGGGACTCATGCTGGACGAAATCGTGGGCTTCTCTGTGCCCGAGAGCATGCTGGCGAAGATGCAGGCTGCCATGCTCGCCATGCGGACCGACCTGCCGGCCGGGACCCGCCGCCGTGGGGCACGGCCCAGCGGCGACCCACGGCATGACGACGGCTCGGCTTCGCCCGCCGAAGAGCCTCTGGGCGCGTCGCCGTTCGGTCAGGGCTTCGAAGACGTCTCGCCGGCTGCCTCGGACGTGAGCGTCACTTTGGAGCCGCCCCTGACTGCGCCCTTCGAGCTGGTCCTGAGCCCCTGA